From one Mytilus trossulus isolate FHL-02 chromosome 10, PNRI_Mtr1.1.1.hap1, whole genome shotgun sequence genomic stretch:
- the LOC134686833 gene encoding uncharacterized protein LOC134686833, translating to MAFSQSLKRGQAPATCNFCEEETKIKWKCINCDVLMCDKCKDKIHSKLKNSKDHNVIDIKEVGIHRGELDFSDLKCMEHTGQSAVMFCTSCDRLVCTSCISKFHNGHGLVEIAEGCKSKVEKIKNEQTKAKEKIMELTREIGTISLVDMKDSERYKDLIIKIDAQNIEIKRLSDKHAEKLKSELKKKWTDFQEEKISKAQKTVDNLTKLSSNAEDIIQSNNAEKIFIECEKLSTAVSIAAIDPGTISFLPGQISPYNVGSLQVVSNAVNVRIVKQFQTDISSVLYLSLCPDNSLWISDQKVLQKVKPVEHKLTVESIFNIKVYGMAVTPTGDLLLASSESVLKQVSGKTRELTDSFYEVDPLVYTAVHLTRDGKVIVGIKSRGKAWPVTGRRAIIVMNQKGEHETIYELDKNNIRIFTYVESITSTDNGNICVVDKLSEDFRGRVVVLNRDGDILQIYTGHHEINNEKKPFKPVKIVTTPSDNIIVTELSIYIFHILNNCGHLITHYNMGDLGVVMPFSLCFTRTAGQLYIGCTRGKGSVEKSKLYEVHISGC from the coding sequence ATGGCGTTTTCACAATCTTTAAAACGTGGACAAGCTCCTGCTACATGTAATTTTTGTGAAGAAGAAACCAAGATAAAATGGAAATGCATTAATTGTGACGTTCTAATGTGTGATAAATGCAAGGACAAAATtcattctaaattaaaaaatagtaaAGATCACAATGTTATAGATATAAAAGAGGTAGGAATTCATCGTGGCGAACTGGATTTTAGCGATTTGAAATGCATGGAACACACAGGACAGTCTGCCGTTATGTTTTGTACGTCGTGCGATAGGCTTGTGTGCACATCatgcatttctaaatttcaCAATGGCCATGGGTTAGTCGAAATAGCCGAAGGTTGTAAGAgcaaagttgaaaaaataaaaaatgaacaaaccaaagcaaaagaaaaaatcatGGAGCTGACCAGAGAGATAGGAACAATAAGTTTAGTTGATATGAAAGACAGTGAACGATACAaagatttaataataaaaatcgaTGCTcaaaatatcgaaataaaaagaTTATCTGACAAACATgcagaaaaattaaaaagtgaattgaaaaaaaaatggacagacTTTCAGGAGGAAAAAATCAGCAAAGCCCAGAAGACCGTGGATAACTTAACAAAACTTAGTTCAAATGCGGAAGATATTATTCAATCTAACAACGccgaaaaaatatttattgaatgtgAAAAGTTGTCCACGGCCGTCAGTATAGCAGCTATCGATCCCGGTACCATATCATTTCTCCCGGGACAAATATCACCATATAACGTGGGATCGTTACAGGTTGTGTCTAATGCCGTCAACGTACGTATCGTTAAACAATTCCAAACTGACATTTCTAGTGTACTTTATCTATCGTTATGTCCCGACAATTCTCTGTGGATAAGTGATCAAAAAGTGTTACAGAAAGTAAAACCAGTAGAACATAAACTGACagtagaatctatatttaacATTAAAGTCTACGGAATGGCGGTTACTCCGACTGGTGACCTACTTCTGGCATCGAGtgaatcagtactgaaacaagTCAGTGGTAAAACACGAGAACTTACTGATTCTTTTTATGAGGTGGATCCGTTAGTTTATACTGCCGTACATTTGACCAGAGATGGTAAAGTCATAGTGGGAATCAAGAGTAGAGGAAAAGCATGGCCGGTAACGGGCAGACGAGCTATCATTGTGATGAACCAGAAAGGAGAACATGAAACTATCTATGAACTTGACAAGAACAACATTCGGATATTTACATATGTTGAGAGTATAACCAGTACAGATAACGGGAATATCTGTGTAGTGGATAAGTTATCCGAGGATTTTAGAGGTAGAGTTGTGGTGCTTAATAGAGACGGAGATATCCTACAGATCTACACAGGTCATCATGAGATCAATAATGAGAAGAAGCCGTTCAAACCAGTGAAGATTGTTACTACACCGTCTGACAATATTATTGTGACAGAATTaagcatttatatatttcacatACTGAATAACTGTGGTCATTTGATCACACATTATAACATGGGCGACTTAGGAGTAGTAATGCCGTTTTCCCTTTGCTTCACAAGAACTGCGGGACAATTGTATATTGGATGTACGAGAGGAAAAGGAAGTGTGGAAAAGTCAAAGTTATATGAAGTGCATATTTCTGGTTGTTAG
- the LOC134687687 gene encoding uncharacterized protein LOC134687687 codes for MAMVERFDLLFSLGKFDQCNRFIEKTTIKGDNLQNQWICSCNLISSQFMSTYVKDNNISDAKTKPYQQFIKELQTIISQIRSAPLNMTQLQLELSALYNLCFIRIQTQNVACLYDHQFLQIIKETLIRVIGQQDWRHCNEHQDTTELLFLALQQVHDDSFLSPLVSLCCLWIVVNCRQTKTDSVKQLVDKCATLHGLKVL; via the exons ATGGCTATGGTTGAAAggtttgatttacttttttccCTTGGAAAATTTGACCAGTGCAATCGATTTATAGAAAAGACTACCATAAAGGGAGATAACCTACAGAATCAATGGATATGTTCCTGTAATTTGATATCATCACAATTCATGTCa ACTTATGTAAAGGACAACAACATCAGTGATGCAAAAACCAAACCATACCAACAGTTCATTAAAGAACTTCAAACTATAATAAGCCAGATCAGAA GTGCACCATTGAATATGACACAGTTACAGCTTGAGTTATCTGCCCTTTATAATCTGTGTTTTATTAGAATTCAAACACAGAATGTAGCTTGTCTGTATGATCATCAATTTTTACAGATTATCAAAGAAACATTGATACGTG TTATTGGACAACAGGACTGGAGACATTGTAATGAACATCAAGATACAACAGAGTTACTGTTCCTGGCTTTACAGCAAGTACATGATG acAGTTTTTTGTCACCATTAGTAAGTCTGTGTTGTTTATGGATAGTGGTAAACTGCAGACAGACCAAGACTGACAGTGTGAAGCAGTTAGTTGATAAATGTGCAACTTTACATGGTTTAAAGGTATTATAA
- the LOC134687688 gene encoding uncharacterized protein LOC134687688, translated as MAFSQSLKRGQAPATCNFCEKDTKIKWKCINCDVLMCDKCKDKIHAKLRNSKEHNVIDIKEIGMYYSELDFSVLKCEEHTGQSAVMFCTSCDRLVCTSCISKIHNGHGLVEISEGYNLKLEKLKTEKSEAQKQFKELTKEKEKVSPVDIKDNEQYKDLILKIEAHNIEIKTSADKYSEELKGELKRKWSEFQVGKATKKLEKVEDNFNKLILNIEALMTSKEAETVFIGCKTLSTDISIDEIDHTTISFLPGQISPYNVGSLQVVSNAVNVRIVKQFQTDISQVLFLSLCPDNSLWMRNNDVLQKVKLVEHKLTVESTFNIKVYGMAVTPTGDLLLVSSGSVLKQISSKTGELSDSIIDAQPFDPISVHVTKSGKVIVAGRRAIIVMNQKGEHETIYEFDKNNIRIFTCVKSITNTDNGNICVVDRLSDDGRGRVVVLNSDGDILQIYTGHHDVNNEENPFKPVNIVTTPSDNIIVVDLVTYVLHILNNCGNLITHYNTGDLGIEMPHSLCFTRTAGQLYIGCTRGVGSLEKGKLYEVNISGC; from the coding sequence ATGGCGTTTTCACAATCTTTAAAACGAGGACAAGCTCCTGCTACATGTAATTTTTGTGAAAAAGACACCAAGATAAAATGGAAATGCATTAATTGTGACGTTCTCATGTGTGATAAATGCAAGGACAAAATTCACgctaaattaagaaatagtaaAGAACACAATGTTATAGATATCAAAGAAATCGGAATGTATTATAGTGAACTTGACTTTAGCGTTTTGAAATGCGAGGAACACACAGGACAGTCTGCCGTTATGTTTTGTACGTCGTGTGATAGGCTTGTGTGCACATCATGCATTTCTAAAATCCACAATGGCCATGGGTTAGTAGAAATAAGTGAGGGTTATAACCTTAAActggaaaaattaaaaactgaaaaatcagaagcacaaaaacaatttaaagagttgacaaaagaaaaagaaaaagtaagtccagttgatataaaagacaatgaacaatacaaagatttaatACTGAAAATCGAGGCTcataatatcgaaataaaaacaTCAGCTGACAAATATTCAGAAGAATTAAAAGgtgaattaaaaagaaaatggagTGAATTTCAGGTGGGAAAAGCCACAAAGAAACTCGAGAAAGTCGAAGATAACTTTAATAAACTCATTTTAAATATCGAAGCTCTCATGACATCCAAGGAAGCCGAAACAGTTTTTATCGGGTGTAAAACGTTGTCAACGGACATCAGTATAGATGAAATCGATCACACTACCATATCATTTCTCCCGGGACAAATATCACCTTATAACGTGGGATCGTTACAGGTTGTGTCTAATGCCGTCAACGTACGTATCGTTAAACAATTCCAAACTGATATTTCTCAAGTGTTATTTCTATCGTTATGTCCTGACAATTCCTTGTGGATGAGAAATAATGACGTGTTACAGAAAGTAAAACTAGTAGAACATAAACTGACAGTAGAATCAACATTTAACATTAAAGTCTATGGAATGGCGGTTACTCCGACTGGTGACCTGCTTCTGGTATCGAGTGGATCAGTACTGAAACAAATCAGTAGTAAAACAGGAGAACTTTCTGATTCTATTATCGATGCACAACCATTTGATCCTATCTCTGTACATGTGACTAAAAGTGGTAAAGTCATAGTGGCAGGCAGACGAGCTATCATTGTGATGAACCAGAAAGGAGAACATGAAACTATCTATGAAtttgacaaaaacaacattCGAATATTTACATGTGTTAAGAGTATTACAAATACAGATAATGGGAATATCTGTGTAGTGGATAGGTTATCTGATGATGGTAGAGGTAGAGTTGTGGTGCTAAATAGTGACGGAGATATCCTACAGATCTACACCGGTCATCATGATGTCAATAATGAGGAAAATCCGTTTAAACCAGTGAATATTGTTACTACACCGTCTGATAATATTATTGTGGTAGATTTGGTAACTTATGTCTTACATATACTGAATAACTGTGGCAACCTGATCACGCATTATAACACAGGCGACTTAGGAATAGAAATGCCACATTCCCTTTGCTTCACAAGAACTGCGGGACAATTGTATATTGGATGTACGAGAGGAGTAGGAAGTTTAGAGAAAGGAAAGTTATACGAAGTGAATATTTCTGGTTGTTAG